A genomic window from Fusarium oxysporum Fo47 chromosome X, complete sequence includes:
- a CDS encoding FAD dependent oxidoreductase-domain-containing protein — protein sequence MCPASFPPLEGMSSFWRTDLGNLDNHQSTAELPTCVDIAIIGAGYSAAAILTHILATTPAADRPSILVLEARQLCSGATGRNGGHLKPDSYNAISGYASEYGIEAAAEVASFEAANVKAVTEYIQQNKVDCDFVLTRAVDVQLSTGHQRRIKEGYDKLIAAGLKPTKDTFSVEENDAEMMSGVKGAKGCFTYTAGHLWPYKLIHHMFSEAIRQGINLQTNTPVNSVSETQDATGQWILNTNRGEVRARKVVFATNAYTGSLLPEYKSKIIPYRAVCSRIKTPRPHPLLNNTYALRFSDWNFDYLIPRLDGSIIVGGARDAYIRSVDSWYGNVDDTQVIDEARSYFDDYMQRHFHGWEDSGAYVDDIWTGIMGYSSDRLPRVGPIPGRPGMFIMGGFTGHGMPQIYLCGQAMAKFLLKDASFKETGLPRLFEETQARLEDPRDRVLELFPVTVSPPQKKFKCRLQLVDRNVPPHEPTFRLPSSAPSLEADAIEALFDEYWDCHVYSKAPGDPNSYSTGRIGHHNVVLAYMPEAGKANGAAVATNCRVSFPHVKLAIVVGICGVIPFTPGPRDAHHEIILGDVIVSQSVVQYDLGRQYPDSFEYKNANEEALGRPNVEIRSLLSKLKGLRARRAFESDIRRFLSFLQEDLELAAHYPEPGTDRLYEATYLHVDKDMPCGKCGCNGKLVPRERLEREVPDPRVHFGRIASGDTVMKSGKQRDDIARKLGVIAFEMESAGVWDSLPCLVIKGACDYADSHKAKTAQSYAAATAAACTKAILRHWVVPTSHDSTGEGNLTRFLVPFPPNEDFVGRQDILESLRQELSLKKSHAVAALFGLGGAGKTQIALAYVHETRAQNPGLSVFWVYASNEERMRQSYAIIIQQFEIPRGENDLSDLELVKRWLEAEFHRPWLMVVDNVDDFDLFYGTSGLSRFLPTCAQGQLLITTRNRQVAIRATKGRCSIEVPRMTESEAQELLGEHLGFLRPDVADLSTLALKLEYLPLILVQAASFIKENSISISEYLNLLETDENLIQLLDEDFEADGRDPDSLQAVTKTWTISFRQIRRQNELAGDLLSLLSMFDHQHIPEEFLVTYLSLTYGDERTLERLRAIGLLKAFSFVSSGEDNSISMHRLIQLVMRRWLIKEDTMEYFLRKAILTIHGVSALTSDDDTSTRVLHNTSHILIALSIFHSTFGANMWSRTNTLEMFKLTILAAYKDLIFHLSANGLAEEVLDIRLDTKKDWLGTEASAAIFASYYHALYEERTSIIRQLEIVVDTWRFMLPPGTSNVWEICEADLRGYSSRRSA from the exons ATGTGCCCAGCTTCTTTTCCCCCGCTCGAAGGGATGTCTTCTTTTTGGAGAACCGACCTGGGCAATCTCGACAACCATCAGTCAACTGCGGAGCTCCCAACTTGTGTAGACATCGCCATTATTGGTGCCGGATACTCTGCAGCAGCAATTCTCACACATATCCTGGCAACAACTCCGGCTGCGGATAGGCCATCaattcttgttcttgaagctcGGCAGTTATGCTCGGGTGCGACTGGACGAAATG GTGGCCATTTGAAGCCCGACTCATATAACGCGATTTCTGGGTATGCCTCTGAGTACGGGATAGAAGCCGCGGCAGAAGTTGCGTCATTTGAAGCCGCAAATGTTAAAGCTGTCACTGAATACATCCAACAAAATAAAGTTGATTGCGACTTTGTGCTTACGAGGGCGGTCGATGTCCAACTTTCCACTGGCCATCAACGTCGTATCAAGGAAGGTTATGACAAGCTTATTGCTGCTGGACTTAAACCGACCAAGGATACATTCAgtgttgaagagaatgatGCGGAGATG ATGTCTGGCGTAAAAGGCGCAAAGGGCTGTTTTACATATACGGCAGGACACCTTTGGCCCTACAAACTTATCCACCACATGTTTTCAGAAGCAATCCGTCAAGGAATCAACCTGCAAACTAATACGCCAGTTAATTCTGTCTCCGAGACTCAAGATGCAACTGGTCAATGGATTTTGAATACCAACAGGGGTGAAGTCAGAGCGCGAAAGGTCGTGTTCGCAACCAATGCCTACACAGGCTCACTACTTCCAGAATACAAAAGCAAGATCATTCCATATCGCGCTGTATGCAGTCGGATCAAGACCCCAAGGCCACATCCTCTTCTTAATAATACCTACGCACTTCGATTCTCGGACTGGAACTTTGACTACCTAATCCCTCGGTTAGATGGGAGTATCATAGTCGGTGGAGCTCGAGATGCGTATATCAGGTCTGTTGACTCATGGTATGGGAACGTTGATGACACTCAAGTCATTGATGAAGCGCGCTCCTATTTCGATGACTACATGCAGAGGCATTTCCATGGATGGGAGGACAGTGGGGCATATGTCGATGATATATGGACCGGAA TCATGGGGTACTCTTCCGACCGGCTCCCTCGAGTAGGACCTATACCTGGTCGACCAGGCATGTTTATCATGGGAGGCTTCACTGGCCATGGTATGCCGCAAATCTACCTGTGCGGACAAGCGATGGCGAAGTTTCTCCTCAAAGATGCTTCATTCAAGGAGACTGGTTTGCCCCGATTATTTGAGGAAACACAGGCTCGTTTAGAAGACCCAAGAGACAGAGTGCTAGAGTT ATTTCCGGTCACTGTCTCGCCTCCACAAAAAAAGTTTAAATGTCGACTGCAATTGGTAGACCGCAACGTCCCGCCTCACGAGCCGACTTTCCGCTTGCCATCATCTGCGCCCTCTCTCGAAGCCGATGCGATAGAAGCCCTATTTGACGAATACTGGGACTGTCATGTCTACAGCAAAGCCCCCGGCGACCCCAATTCCTACTCGACTGGACGTATCGGCCATCATAATGTCGTACTCGCCTACATGCCTGAAGCAGGAAAGGCCAACGGAGCCGCTGTCGCGACTAATTGTCGTGTGAGCTTCCCTCATGTCAAATTGGCCATCGTCGTCGGGATCTGTGGAGTCATCCCTTTCACCCCGGGTCCTCGAGATGCACACCATGAGATCATTTTGGGAGATGTCATTGTCAGTCAAAGCGTTGTCCAGTACGATTTGGGACGGCAATATCCTGACAGCTTTGAGTACAAAAACGCCAATGAAGAGGCTCTTGGGAGACCCAACGTTGAGATCCGTTCCCTGCTATCGAAGCTGAAGGGCCTCCGAGCACGAAGAGCATTCGAATCCGACATAAGAAGATTCCTTTCATTCCTGCAAGAAGATCTAGAACTGGCCGCCCATTACCCAGAACCCGGGACAGATCGCCTATACGAGGCTACCTACCTGCATGTCGACAAAGACATGCCATGTGGCAAGTGCGGCTGCAACGGAAAGCTTGTGCCGCGTGAACGACTTGAACGAGAAGTACCAGATCCCAGGGTGCACTTTGGAAGGATTGCCTCTGGCGACACAGTCATGAAATCGGGCAAACAGCGTGACGATATCGCTAGAAAGCTTGGCGTCATTGCTTTTGAGATGGAGAGCGCTGGAGTATGGGATAGCCTACCATGCTTGGTTATTAAGGGCGCCTGCGATTATGCCGATAGTCACAAGGCTAAAACTGCCCAGAGTTACGCTGCAGCGACTGCCGCTGCTTGCACCAAAGCTATATTGCGCCATTGGGTGGTTCCAACCAGTCATG ATTCAACTGGAGAGGGTAACTTAACTCGGT TCTTGGTCCCTTTCCCACCAAATGAAGACTTTGTTGGCCGACAGGACATTCTTGAGAGCCTTCGTCAAGAATTAAGTCTTAAAAAGTCTCATGCTGTCGCAGCTCTCTTTGGTTTAGGAGGGGCAGG AAAAACACAGATCGCCCTGGCATATGTGCACGAGACGCGCGCCCAGAATCCAGGCCTGTCAGTCTTTTGGGTTTACGCAAGTAATGAAGAGCGCATGCGGCAGTCATATGCCATAATTATTCAACAATTCGAGATTCCTCGCGGTGAAAACGACTTGAGTGATCTCGAACTGGTAAAAAGATGGTTGGAAGCTGAATTCCACAGGCCATGGCTGATGGTTGTCGACAATGTCGATGACTTCGACCTTTTTTATGGCACTAGTGGTCTGAGTCGGTTTCTCCCAACCTGCGCTCAAGGTCAGTTGCTCATCACGACTAGAAATCGGCAGGTAGCTATCCGAGCTACTAAAGGTCGGTGCTCCATTGAAGTCCCGCGGATGACCGAGAGCGAAGCACAAGAACTCCTTGGTGAACATCTAGGGTTTTTGCGGCCCGACGTTGCTGACCTATCGACATTGGCGTTGAAGCTCGAATACCTTCCTTTGATACTTGTGCAAGCCGCTTCATTCATTAAAGAGAACAGTATCTCGATCAGCGAGTACTTGAACCTTCTAGAAACAGACGAGAACCTGATACAACTACTCgatgaggactttgaggcAGATGGCAGAGATCCAGACTCATTGCAAGCTGTTACCAAAACTTGGACAATTTCATTTCGACAAATCAGACGCCAGAACGAATTAGCGGGCGATTTACTATCTTTACTGTCTATGTTCGATCATCAGCATATACCTGAGGAATTCTTGGTCACTTATCTATCGCTCACTTACGGCGATGAAAGGACCTTGGAGCGTCTCAGGGCCATTGGGCTTCTGAAAGCCTTCTCCTTTGTATCGAGTGGAGAAGACAACAGCATCTCTATGCATCGACTGATACAGCTGGTGATGCGCAGATGGCTCATCAAAGAAGACACAATGGAATATTTCTTGCGCAAGGCGATCTTGACAATACACGGGGTGTCTGCTTTAACGTCCGACGACGACACATCAACACGAGTTCTACATAATACCTCTCACATACTCATCGCCCTATCTATATTTCACAGCACTTTTGGTGCGAATATGTGGAGTCGTACGAATACCCTCGAGATGTTCAAGCTTACTATTCTTGCCGCCTATAAGGATCTGATCTTTCATCTTAGTGCAAATGGTCTAGCTGAGGAGGTGCTGGATATAAGATTAGATACAAAAAAGGACTGGCTTGGTACAGAGGCTAGTGCCGCGATATTTGCAAGTTACTATCACGCATTATACGAGGAACGGACTAGCATTATACGACAACTGgagattgttgttgatacATGGCGATTTATGTTGCCCCCTGGTACCAGCAATGTATGGGAGATATGCGAAGCAGATCTTCGGGGTTATTCGTCCCGGCGTAGTGCCTAG
- a CDS encoding aldehyde dehydrogenase domain-containing protein: MSSELHQQLTAPNGVTYNQPLGLFINNEWHRSKANEFISVVSPIDENEIVKVHAGGEEDIDDAVKAARAALKGPWSHQSGTERGEMMRKLADLLDAATNDLATIDTWNNGKRFSSAQGDVGELTGVLRYYAGFADKQYGQVISTTEKKFAYTTVGPIGVCGQIIPWNYPLGMAGWKIAPALAAGNCVVLKPAEQTPLSILFFAEIARKAGFPPGVINIVNGYGSKAGAALAAHMDVDKIAFTGSTATGREVARLAANNLKEITIESGGKSPLLVFEDADLDQAAKWSHYGIMANQGQICTATSRILVHEKVYQQFIDLFKERVKSCKIGNPFDSDTFQGPQVSKAQYERVLSFIDSGKAEGATVALGGQPTAVNGKGFFIEPTLFTDASDDMKIYREEIFGPVAIISPFKTEDEAVSRANDTIYGLGAAIFTQDITRAHLIANKIEAGSKSHPLVWINSSNDSDFRIPFGGVKQSGIGRELGEEGIRAYTSRRSVHVNVGNVL, from the exons ATGAGTAGcgagcttcatcaacaactaACCGCTCCGAATGGAGTCACCTACAACCAACCATTGGGCcttttcatcaacaatgAATGGCACCGATCCAAGGCAAACGAGTTCATTTCGGTTGTGAGCCCAAT TGATGAAAATGAGATCGTCAAAGTCCATGCCGGTGGCGAGGAAGATATTGACGATGCCGTTAAGGCAGCTCGGGCAGCGCTCAAAGGCCCTTGGTCACATCAGTCTGGAACAGAGAGAGGTGAAATGATGCGTAAGCTCGCTGACCTCCTTGACGCTGCTACAAACGACCTCGCCACCATTGACACCTGGAACAACGGCAAAAGGTTTTCGTCTGCACAAGGAGATGTTGGTGAGCTGACAGGCGTGCTTCGGTATTACGCGGGATTTGCAGATAAACAGTACGGGCAAG TGATTAGCACAACGGAGAAGAAGTTTGCTTATACCACAGTTGGACCGATTGGTGTTTGCGGCCAGATTATTCCTTGGAACTATCCTTTAGGAATGGCTGGATGGAAGATCGCCCCAGCCCTTGCCGCTGGTAACTGTGTGGTACTCAAGCCAGCTGAGCAGACGCCTCTGTCTATCCTCTTCTTTGCAGAAATCGCTAGAAAAGCAGGATTTCCGCCTGGCGTGATCAATATTGTCAACGGCTATGGAAGTAAGGCTGGTGCAGCCTTAGCAGCTCATATGGATGTTGACAAGATTGCCTTTACTGGATCCACAGCGACTGGACGTGAGGTGGCAAGGCTTGCAGCGAACAACTTGAAGGAGATTACAATTGAGTCTGGAGGGAAGTCCCCGTTGCTCGTTTTCGAGGATGCAGATTTGGACCAAGCTGCTAAATGGAGCCACTATGGTATCATGGCCAACCAAGGCCAGATCTGTACTGCAACAAGCCGAATCTTGGTACACGAAAAGGTGTATCAACAGTTCATTGACCTGTTCAAGGAGAGAGTCAAGTCTTGCAAGATCGGCAATCCCTTTGATAGCGATACCTTCCAGGGGCCGCAGGTCTCAAAGGCGCAATACGAAAGAGTGCTATCGTTCATCGATAGCGGTAAAGCTGAAGGGGCTACTGTTGCTCTTGGCGGTCAGCCAACTGCAGTCAATGGCAAGGGTTTCTTTATCGAGCCTACTCTCTTCACCGATGCTTCGGATGATATGAAGATATACCGTGAGGAGATCTTCGGCCCTGTTGCCATCATCAGCCCATTCAAAACGGAAGATGAAGCAGTGAGCCGGGCTAACGATACGATTTATGGATTGGGTGCGGCCATCTTCACGCAAGACATCACCCGAGCACATCTTATCGCGAATAAGATCGAGGCAGGAAGTAAGTCACACCCCC TGGTGTGGATTAACAGTAGCAATGACTCTGACTTCCGTATTCCTTTTGGAGGTGTCAAGCAGTCTGGTATCGGTCGTGAGTTGGGAGAGGAAGGCATCCGTGCATACACGAGCAGGCGGTCGGTTCACGTGAATGTTGGAAACGTCTTATAG
- a CDS encoding amino acid permease-domain-containing protein — protein MTASLEKADGDENISTTVADHAVVTIQQTRRGLSPRHVQLMTIAGGIGVGLFVGVGGVLSKAGPLPLIIGYLIYGLGFIWPTMLNVAEMVAWLPIRGSIYELASRFVDPALGFAMGWTYFYAGAMLVCTEYSAVATVMQYWNTDINPAVWIAIALSVCYFMNMVAVRWYGEAEFIMGSTKILLILGLIMATFITMVGGNPHHDAYGFRNWKNGDMAHEYYADGATGIFLSICICVRYAVFTIGGPDIISLSAGEIRNPRKTIPKVAKLIVGRILFFYVVGILAVGIICNSRDPRLLGAIETGEAGAAASPWVLGLLRLDIRGFLPGLINFLILLSGWSCGNAYLYSSSRTLYSLAQDGQAPKIFLRCTKSGVPWVCVTAVTAISLLSFLVASNSASEVFSWFLDLTTVALVVNFTAMTWVFIGWRRALNAQGITRQGENNFKKSLFKRSSDKQPAPGIMFPFTAPCASWTPYLCLFIGGSTSIFIGFDIFQPWSLKGFITSYFGLAWFFFMFIFWKIFKRTKFVTPATVDIFADGKKQAVDEECRFWEEGFGDEAERDALAKKHVVVRTWARFWGG, from the exons ATGACTGCCTCGCTTGAGAAAGCAGATGGTGACGAGAACATCTCGACCACTGTCGCTGATCATGCTGTCGTCACTATACAACAAACTCGTAGAGGTCTATCACCTCGCCATGTCCAGCTCATGACCATTGCCGGCGGTATTGGTGTTGGTCTCTTCGTCGGCGTCGGCGGCGTCTTGTCCAAAGCTGGTCCATTGCCTCTTATCATCGGATACCTAATCTACGGTCTCGGCTTCATTTGGCCTACTATGCTGAATGTTGCCGAGATGGTAGCATGGCTTCCGATCCGAGGCTCGATTTACGAACTAGCCTCCCGGTTTGTCGATCCAGCTCTTGGATTTGCAATGGGATGGACATACTTCTATGCGGGAGCCATGTTGGTCTGTACCGAATACTCAGCCGTCGCAACTGTTATGCAGTACTGGAATACCGACATTAACCCGGCCGTCTGGATTGCCATAGCGTTGTCTGTATGCTACTTCATGAATATGGTTGCTGTTAG ATGGTATGGCGAAGCCGAGTTTATCATGGGCTCCACCAAGATCCTCTTGATTCTCGGACTTATCATGGCGACCTTTATCACCATGGTCGGTGGAAATCCTCACCACGATGCCTATGGTTTCCGAAACTGGAAGAATGGAGATATGGCCCATGAATACTACGCAGACGGCGCCACCGGAATCTTTCTTAGCATCTGCATCTGTGTGCGATATGCCGTCTTCACCATCGGCGGCCCAGATATCATCTCCCTCTCAGCTGGCGAGATCCGCAACCCACGAAAGACGATTCCCAAGGTTGCTAAGTTGATCGTCGGTCGAATTCTGTTCTTTTACGTTGTCGGCATTCTTGCTGTTGGAATTATCTGCAACTCGCGTGACCCTCGCCTTCTGGGAGCCATCGAGACCGGCGAGGCTGGCGCAGCGGCATCTCCCTGGGTATTGGGTCTTCTCCGTCTCGACATCAGAGGGTTTCTTCCTGGACTTATCAACTTCCTCATCTTGCTGTCTGGATGGTCTTGCGGAAACGCTTATTTGTACTCGTCTAGCCGAACTCTATACTCGCTCGCTCAAGACGGACAAGCacccaagatcttcttgagatgCACCAAATCTGGTGTGCCATGGGTATGTGTCACAGCAGTGACTGCGATATCTCTTCTGTCATTCTTGGTAGCCTCCAACAGTGCGAGTGAGGTCTTCTCCTGGTTCTTGGACCTCACCACTGTCGCACTGGTTGTAAACTTCACGGCTATGACATGGGTATTCATCGGATGGCGTCGAGCCCTCAACGCTCAAGGCATCACTCGCCAAGGCGAAAACAACTTCAAGAAGTCACTCTTCAAGAGGAGCTCGGATAAGCAACCTGCCCCAGGAATCATGTTCCCCTTCACCGCCCCGTGTGCATCATGGACGCCGTACCTCTGTCTCTTCATTGGAGGCTCAACATCCATCTTTATCGGATTCGACATCTTCCAGCCCTGGTCCTTGAAGGGCTTTATCACAAGTTATTTTGGTCTTGCTTGGTTCTTCTTTATGTTTATCTTCTGGAAGATCTTTAAGCGAACCAAGTTTGTGACTCCTGCCACTGTCGATATCTTTGCTGATGGCAAGAAACAGGCCGTGGATGAGGAGTGTCGCTTCTGGGAGGAGGGATTTGGCGATGAAGCTGAAAGGGATGCGTTGGCCAAGAAACATGTTGTTGTCAGAACTTGGGCTCGGTTCTGGGGTGGCTAA
- a CDS encoding FAD dependent oxidoreductase-domain-containing protein: MNDSRKATDRLLAIARSLQHPDSNHGLPEEFMRKLRAALLSDPLLPRPNPSISLWQEPAHPTVSNIQSPTLPRYADIVVIGSGITGCSVTKALLEDDSLDSTSQIVVLEARTLTSGATGRNGGQLVSPVGHLYNTMCKRHGEDTAKEMCRFSFMNIERIMGMLDELDPELRDSSEIRHVHKVMVAGDEEAWKASKESLNSFREAIPSHQTIHRVTEQDGLAKVWLFDFAGSFLRSIESTDLSCKDFNIKSGHGVIDHPAGAVWPYRLITGIFERLLVQYHDRLSIETNTPATAIKYISSTISNGSSMPDYPYIIETPRGDIRAKQVIHCTNANAAHLLRPLIGRLYPYRGTMSVQKAGPDLENVGSSRSWSYLTKSTLDPVSERFNGGLYYLQQHATTGDIWVGTDYSNVFDVITSDDTAVPGHSVEALLKFLPNYFVNGWPEYERPELKGAWTGLQGHTSDGLPLVGKLPKSVSGRDGDGEWIAGGYSGYGMDKAWLTGEALARMMTGKGVPEWLPKAFLLTEQRLERDITVEKSVAKWVSIAKTGDW, encoded by the coding sequence ATGAATGATTCACGCAAAGCCACAGATCGGCTTCTAGCTATTGCCCGATCGTTACAGCATCCCGACTCAAACCATGGCTTACCCGAAGAGTTCATGAGAAAACTTCGTGCTGCCCTTCTATCAGACCCATTATTGCCGAGACCTAACCCCTCTATCTCCCTCTGGCAAGAACCTGCCCACCCTACTGTATCAAACATTCAGTCTCCAACCCTTCCACGGTATGCCGATATTGTTGTGATTGGCTCTGGGATAACGGGATGCAGCGTTACCAAGGCCCTCCTTGAGGATGATAGTCTGGACTCGACAAGTCAGATCGTCGTCCTCGAGGCTCGTACCCTTACCAGCGGCGCAACAGGCCGTAATGGAGGCCAACTCGTCTCTCCAGTCGGTCATCTCTACAATACTATGTGTAAAAGACATGGGGAAGATACAGCCAAGGAAATGTGTCGCTTCAGCTTCATGAACATTGAGCGGATTATGGGTATGCTCGACGAACTAGATCCAGAGCTCCGTGATTCCAGTGAGATTCGACATGTACATAAAGTCATGGTTGCTGGGGATGAGGAGGCTTGGAAAGCCTCGAAGGAGTCTCTGAACTCCTTTCGAGAGGCAATTCCCAGTCACCAAACCATCCATCGTGTTACTGAGCAAGACGGATTAGCAAAGGTATGGCTCTTTGACTTTGCAGGATCCTTTCTGCGTTCTATTGAGAGTACTGACCTTTCTTGTAAGGATTTTAACATCAAGAGTGGCCATGGTGTGATCGACCATCCTGCCGGCGCCGTCTGGCCATACCGCCTCATAACTGGAATCTTCGAACGTCTTCTCGTCCAATACCACGACCGCCTTTCGATCGAGACAAATACTCCCGCAACAGCGATAAAGTACATATCTAGCACGATAAGCAATGGGTCTTCGATGCCTGACTACCCATACATCATTGAGACTCCCCGGGGTGATATTCGAGCTAAGCAGGTGATTCACTGTACGAACGCGAACGCTGCCCACTTGTTGCGTCCATTGATAGGAAGACTCTATCCATATAGAGGGACCATGTCTGTACAAAAGGCTGGTCCTGATCTAGAGAACGTGGGCAGCAGTCGATCATGGAGCTATCTGACCAAGTCCACGCTTGATCCAGTTTCAGAGCGGTTTAATGGAGGCCTGTACTACCTCCAACAGCATGCCACGACTGGAGATATATGGGTTGGCACTGACTACTCTAATGTCTTTGATGTTATTACGTCTGACGATACTGCTGTGCCGGGTCACTCGGTCGAGGCTCTACTGAAGTTCTTGCCTAACTACTTTGTCAATGGGTGGCCGGAGTATGAGCGGCCGGAGTTGAAAGGAGCATGGACTGGGCTACAGGGACATACATCAGATGGACTTCCACTGGTAGGTAAACTCCCGAAGAGTGTATCTGGGAGGGACGGCGATGGTGAATGGATTGCTGGCGGCTACAGTGGGTACGGGATGGACAAGGCTTGGTTGACTGGTGAAGCGCTTGCCCGCATGATGACGGGCAAGGGGGTTCCAGAATGGTTACCCAAGGCGTTTCTTCTTACAGAACAAAGACTAGAGCGAGATATCACAGTGGAGAAGTCTGTAGCCAAGTGGGTGTCGATAGCAAAGACTGGCGATTGGTAG
- a CDS encoding fungal-specific transcription factor domain-containing protein, whose amino-acid sequence MNSPYRPTYTKSRHGCSRCKEKRVKCDQRRPGCKRCEDAGSSCPGYVLNLRWSAKNQLQQKSVSSSQKPRTRRGNQSCSSSTSHMNEGETIDITTSTLDPLRLFPHFGDTNPMPFPALNASDFLGLGEDPSASNWPFPILDPSDAMTMPDDTAFTDGSPSLDKSGQWKDQGTETNHSIDMSWLRDEGQQSCTDINTTPLLAESYNNGAPDHHSSLTIPQQLNNLPTALSDFFIREVIPLYCAWDSQSNLMRVVAENSWQSSKVLYHTMQSMSAACLTSVFPELSTTAIQERLIALQCLDGDNPNTAEYVEARLLATVLLCHTASWHDPGNLAKERYHLTQRRVLEWSSASGTQSKPMVKFFQTAVDYWGMLLSFFTDVSGDPDSDTLIGPSEPSNQSVLHPFVGMAGETVKTLTDVGNLVSQYRSRASSIRFITEEDMNFFKMKIREARCLEKRLLAYTPADTSKIQDTGDPRTTLAHLAKIDEAYRCVGLLQIYRVFSDLLAERYNPWDANHIYSARPPSKAPSKAEKDYWLTSLALYTLELLRDIPFESRSRCIQPLILVAISSELRRMPQDVTSLGAADEESRYMGQSIIELAQARNFVKSRLSAYADVLPLRKVSNILELVTSIWSALDEGESDVYWLDICTRKQLNTLIG is encoded by the exons ATGAACTCTCCGTATCGTCCAACTTACACCAAGTCTCGCCATGGCTGTTCAAGATGTAAAGAGAAGAGA GTAAAATGCGACCAGAGGAGGCCGGGATGTAAACGATGTGAGGATGCAGGCTCCTCATGCCCTGGCTACGTCTTAAACCTGCGATGGTCTGCTAAGAACCAACTTCAACAGAAGTCTGTCAGCTCTAGCCAAAAGCCTCGGACGAGAAGAGGCAATCAGTCATGCTCAAGTTCAACTAGTCATATGAATGAGGGAGAAACCATTGATATCACGACTTCAACATTGGATCCCTTGCGATTATTTCCTCATTTTGGAGATACCAACCCAATGCCATTCCCAGCACTGAATGCCTCCGACTTCCTCGGCTTAGGGGAGgatccttcagcttcaaatTGGCCTTTTCCAATTTTGGATCCCTCGGATGCCATGACTATGCCAGACGATACGGCTTTTACAGATGGCTCACCGAGTTTGGATAAAAGTGGCCAGTGGAAAGACCAGGGAACGGAGACGAATCATTCCATTGATATGAGCTGGTTGCGCGATGAAGGTCAACAATCTTGTACTGATATAAATACGACACCTCTACTTGCAGAGTCTTACAACAATGGAGCCCCTGATCACCACTCATCACTAACAATACCACAACAACTGAACAATCTTCCAACAGCTCTTTCTGACTTCTTTATACGGGAAGTCATACCACTTTACTGCGCATGGGATAGTCAGTCGAACCTAATGCGAGTAGTAGCAGAAAACTCGTGGCAATCGTCAAAGGTCCTATATCACACGATGCAAAGCATGTCAGCCGCTTGTCTAACAAGCGTCTTTCCTGAATTATCTACCACTGCAATTCAAGAACGCTTGATAGCCCTTCAATGCTTAGATGGGGACAACCCAAATACTGCAGAGTATGTTGAGGCGAGACTACTGGCAACAGTTCTCCTCTGCCACACTGCAAGTTGGCATGATCCTGGCAATTTGGCCAAAGAGAGATATCATTTGACTCAAAGACGAGTGCTGGAATGGAGCTCGGCTTCTGGGACACAGTCTAAGCCCATGGTCAAATTCTTTCAGACTGCAGTCGACTACTGGGGGATGCTTCTGTCGTTCTTTACAGATGTGTCAGGCGACCCTGATTCTGATACTCTGATCGGGCCCTCAGAACCAAGCAACCAATCTGTGCTGCACCCGTTTGTCGGAATGGCGGGAGAAACAGTCAAGACACTCACTGACGTTGGAAATCTTGTCTCTCAATACCGTTCTCGAGCCTCGTCCATCAGGTTCATCACGGAGGAGGATAtgaacttcttcaagatgaagatcagGGAGGCTCGCTGTCTAGAGAAACGACTTCTTGCGTATACGCCTGCCGACACATCGAAGATACAGGATACAGGGGATCCAAGAACAACGCTAGCTCACCTGGCCAAGATTGACGAAGCATACCGATGTGTTGGTCTACTCCAGATTTATCGCGTGTTTTCTGATCTTCTCGCTGAACGATACAACCCCTGGGATGCAAATCACATATATTCAGCCAGACCGCCATCCAAAGCTCCCAGCAAAGCCGAGAAGGATTACTGGCTAACAAGTCTAGCGTTATATACGCTTGAGCTTCTCCGAGATATACCTTTTGAGTCGAGGAGTCGCTGTATCCAGCCGTTAATTCTCGTTGCTATCTCGAGCGAACTTCGTCGCATGCCACAGGATGTCACATCATTAGGCGCAGCGGACGAAGAGTCACGGTACATGGGACAGAGCATTATTGAACTCGCCCAAGCACGGAACTTTGTGAAGAGTCGATTGTCAGCATATGCTGATGTCCTGCCCTTGAGAAAGGTGAGCAATATACTTGAGCTGGTGACGAGTATTTGGAGTGCTCTGGATGAAGGGGAGTCTGATGTTTACTGGTTGGATATTTGCACTCGGAAGCAGCTCAACACACTCATTGGGTAG